The Procambarus clarkii isolate CNS0578487 chromosome 24, FALCON_Pclarkii_2.0, whole genome shotgun sequence genome includes a region encoding these proteins:
- the LOC123753049 gene encoding uncharacterized protein: protein MASLGGQEACQKMLTASLSSERYFTSYPTCDDILDDFDVSMLDWECSGPPVNGGGCSPHMGHSQAVNSSYAGNSYPATASRDCSNYENDSLAGDTIHDSQLWDSDSTYPPQVTTAAESWSAAGPNQSRFLRLSQTAGQRRRKLKLYASPPQSDPELEKRRRCALQALRNRDKGSRRLEEQQHAKLDDAITQDVSRLKEQKSTRQKTVATLQAYFDQLSRSSSSQHTGEA from the exons ATGGCTTCTCTTGGTGGACAAGAAGCCTGTCAGAAAATGCTGACAGCTAGTTTGTCAAGCGAGAGATACTTTACGAGCTACCCGACCTGCGACGATATTTTAGATGATTTTGATGTGTCCATGTTGGACTGGGAATGCAGTGGACCGCCTGTCAACGGTGGAGGCTGCTCGCCACACATGGGCCACTCTCAGGCGGTCAACAGTTCATATGCAGGAAACAGTTATCCCGCCACTGCCAGTCGTGACTGTAGTAACTACGAAAACGACTCTCTGGCCGGAGACACCATACACGACTCTCAGCTATGGGACTCCGACAGCACTTACCCGCCGCAGGTTACTACTGCAGCAGAAAGTTGGTCTGCTGCTGGTCCAAACCAGTCTAGGTTTCTACGTCTGTCTCAGACTGCTGGACAGAGACGACGCAAGCTGAAATTATACGCATCGCCTCCACAAAGTGACCCGGAGCTGGAGAAAAGGAGACGCTGTGCATTACAGGCATTGAGGAACCGGGACAAAGGCAGTCGGAGGTTGGAGGAGCAGCAACACGCTAAGTTGGACGACGCCATCACCCAGGATGTGTCGAGGCTCAAGGAACAGAAGAGCACCAGACAGAAGACCGTAGCAACCCTGCAGGCCTACTTCGACCAGCTCTCTCGCTCATCCTCTTCCCAACACACTG GTGAAGCCTGA